The nucleotide window GGTGGGCTTAATAATGTGCATGTGTCGTTGAGTAATATGTGCACAATTTAATGTATAAGGTAAGTGTAATACTTCCTATGTCTGCTTTTACAGCGTGCCCTGTGTTGGTATCTACATAactatgttttgtttgtatcaTCAATTGCTCGTGATGCTGACGTAACAATACAGCCTGAGAGTCGAAGGTTggagatctcccaggtcaacttagtTGCAGATCTGattgtgccttatcccccttcgtgtgtacacgaaagcacaagaccaagttcaCACGTAAAAGATCATGactgttatccatgtcagagttagaTGGGTGACAGAGACACGAAAATCCCCAGAATGCTTCCCCTGAAAGCTGcaaatggctgcctgaatggcggggtaaaaacagtcgtACACATGAAAACCCACTTGTGGACACAAACAAGTTAACATGGAAGTGTCAgcacatgaacgaagaagaagaagaaagaagaagaagaaaaataaagaagaggaagaggaagaggaagaggaagaagaagaagaagaagaagaagaagaagaagaagaagaagaagaagaagaagaagaagaagaagaagaagaagaagaagaagaaagaagaaagaagaaagaaggaagaaggaagaagaaacaagtcgcgtaaggcgaaaatacaatatttagtcaagtagctgtcgaactcacagaatgaaactgaacgcaacgcaacgcagcaagaccgtatactcgtagcatcgtcactccaccgcccgtggcagaggcagtgcacgtggaatggacaagaagagcggggtattcgttgcgctgagaaggatagcacgcttttctgtacctctcttcgttttaactttctgagcgtgtttttaatccaaacatatcatatctatatatttttggaatcaggaaccgacaaggaataagatgaaagtgtttttaaattgatttcgggaaaaaaatttgataataatttttatatatttaattttcagagcttgtttttaatccgaatataacatatttatatgtttttggaatcagcaagtgatggagaataagataaacgtaaatttggatcgttttataaatttttattttttttttacaattttcagatttttaatgaccaaagtcattaattattttttaagccaccaagctgaaatgcaataccgaaccccgggcttcgtcgaagagtacttgacgaaaatttcaaccaatttggttgaaaaatgagggcgtgacagtgccgcctcaactttcacgaaaagccggatatgacgtcatcaaagacatttatcaaaaaaatgaagaaaacgttcggggatttcatacccaggaactctcatgccaaatttcataaagatcggtccagtagtttagtctgaatcgctctacacacacacacagacagacacacacacacacacacacacacacacacacacacacacacacacacacacacacacatacaccacgaccctcgtctcgattcccccctctacgttaaaatatttagtcaaaacttgactaaatataacaagaagaagaagaagaagaagaagaagaagaagaagaagaagaagaagaagaagaagaagaagaagaatcgtcTTTTACTTACTGTCTTGACAGCGATCTCCGGTGTAACCGCTGGGACAGTTGCACCTGTAGTAGGTCCCAAAGTTGTCACAGCTACCGCCGTTCTGACACGGGTTGTTGGCGCACTGGTCGGCTGTAAATATAacgttcatcatcatcatcatcatcatcatcatcatcatcatcatcatcatcatcatcatcatcatcatcatcatcatcatcatcatcatcatcatcgtccttGTTCTTCTACTTGGTTTCACAATTGTTTTCTATTTTTCTCTATTTGAACACTACTGGCTCACAACAATATAAAGCAATAGCAGAGACGTACCAGTTTCACAGCGAGTGCCCGAGTAGCCGGTAGAACAGGCGCACGTGAGGAACCCGCTGTAGTCACTACAAGTACCGCCGTTAAGACATGGATTGCTGGCGGCACATCTGTTTTCTCCTGCAATGGTTAAAGATAGCAGAATTGTGTTTCACAATATATGGTATGTAGACAAACAAAGAATGTCAATTTGCTTAacgggcatgtgtgtgtgtgtgtgtttgtgtgtgtatgtgtctgtgtgtgtgtgtgtgtgtgtgtgtgtgtgtgtgtgtgtgtgtgtgtgtgtgtgtgtgtgtacttaaaCTTGAATTACAGATATAATAATGTAATACAATCCTAACCACATCTCTagtaaagcaaaacaaaattGACATCTCTATGTCTGTATGTGCCCAGTGTAACTGTGGGAGTTAACAATATTGCTTTTTTTAGGAACTTACTGGTCTCACAGCGGGTGCCAGAGAAGCCTTCGGGACAGGTACAGAACAAGAAGTAATTGCCGTAGGAGTTGCAGGCACCGCCGTTCTGACACGGGTTGTTTTCACACAGGTTTACTGCAAGAAAACCGACATGTTTATCTATAATAGTGACAAAACCATCAATAGCAACAACGGTTTAAGTTACAACAATAACATTATTTAAAAGGTAAATGATTATCTCTTCGTTGCTGCGACCATCTTGGGCACATGCTAAGATAAGTAAAAGCAACATTAGTTTTTGTTGTATATTTTTCTGTTGTGTCTCTTGTCTttcccaggggcggatcagttaagccagaggggggaggggggggtacaacctgggATCCAGGGATCGGTAGACGCCCTGTttgggggggtctggggggctttgcccccctgaAGCTAAAGAATGTTAGCAATTTTATAAACAATGTGTGGCTTATCtttgattttaatcatgatcaactggtgtcagcagccactcaatctttaaaaaaaaaattagtatTAACTCTCTTATTTTAGACAgccggggtgggggtgggggtccggaacccctgtaacccccccccccccccatccaccccTGTGTTCACTCTTAAGGCCGCTAGGTCGATGTTCGAGGTTAGGTCGTGTTGTTTCGTTTTGAATTAAACATTCCGAAAACTTAGTTTAGGATGCAGTCCGTCACGTGTTGatgattcggctcaccatctcagatgtaGCCTTGCTATTACATGAGGTAAGGACATCCTCCCCATGAGGCATACGTTGAGGAATGGTCTAATCCTATGTAACAGcttgggcagatctgagatgatgtGCACACCTTGCTTCACGGGAATGATTGTGCCTTAACCAGTTGCACACACGGACTGGAGACAATTAAGTTACAAGACTTAAGACGAAAGACACATACAGAGAATGTAATGTCACTGACACATTGAAGAAAGCAGCCGATGAAGGAAGGTAGGTAAATGACTAAAGGAAAATACGCAATTTTACAGCATTTGTTTATTCAAACTGATCATGCTTAACATCTCAACTGTCACTCGTAGATTGTTTGTCCGTATTCTCTAGTTATCGGGTAGCTTGTTTTACTTTAATTCTTACTTGTACGCTGAACATGTGAGGGATCAAAACATAAATGACGTAGACATGTATTCCTTGAAGCACTCAGAGACAATCTGACGGTAGATATAAGGAGGACAGTAATCCGGACACATATCCATAAAAGCATGCACTCTGAATAATGTTATGGCCCACCATTTTCACAGCGATTTCCAGAAAAGCCGGTAGAACAGTCACAGTTGATGAAACCGTTCAAGTCTCTGCAAACCCCACCGTTCAAACAAGGGTTGTTGGTCAAACACACGCTGGCACctgaaaaaaaagcaacaacacaaaaccagacaaaaacgtcAATGGCTCATAGGCAGTGCTAGAAACACGTTCAGATTCTTGACAACAACTTTGAGATGTTTGCTCTGCATCTCTGCGTCATTGCTTTCGGTCTGACCGGTACCTTTCTTTATTAGGCTTAAGGATAAATGTCAGGTTTCTCATTCCCGACCGACCCTTTGTTGTCCTCCCGACCCTAAAACTATTTTTTTCGGGTTCAAAAACAATTGACCCAATGTGACAACATTCCATGTTGCAGACTTtacaaggaaatatactcttccACTACATCCAGGGGACACAGATCGCACGATTTCCGGCCAATACAATGCCACTgagtggcggggtaaaaacggtcagacACCTgaaaacccacttgtgcaaacaACTGAGTAagcatgggagtttcagcccacgaacgacgataagaagaagaagaagaagaagaagaagaagaagaagaagaagaagaagaagaagaagaagaagaagaagaagaagaagaagaagaagaagaagaagaaaaagaagaagaagaagaagaagaagaagaagaagaagaagaagaagaagaagaagaagaagaagaaaaagaagaagagttcTTAACTTACTGTCTTGACAGCGATCTCCGGTGTAACCGCTGGGACAGTTGCACCTGTAGTAGGTCCCAAAGTTGTCACAGCTACCGCCGTTCTGACACGGGTTGTTGGCGCACTGGTCGGCTGTAAATATAACATTTCGATCtattttttatttctgcatAATTGTGATTGTCTATAAGAATAGCATTCTATATGTCAGTTTTGACAAATGCGAGCTCAAATATGACGCATCTCAAACGGTACTTATCATACCATACATGTTCACCTTTTTCTGGGGTGGGGTCGGCGTAGGAACCGAGTAGGGTATGACGGTGACTGAAAAGAGGACAATTAAAGTCAAAATGGGTATTCGACGTGGATAAATAAAAACAGAACGAAACATGACAAACAGGTCACAACGACAACACACTATGCCTTCTTCCACGTTACTGCTGCCTGGAAGTAAACCTGAAATCCAGGAAAGTAACTCCGTACAGAGTGTTTATCTGGTATCACATAGCAAGCCAAGTAGTAATCAGATGCTGTGTTTTCAGGGTAGCAATAGGATCTGATatagacaagtataatgccgacgagtcgaacaAAAGTCCCATTATATTTGTTGGAGTCTAactatcggaccctattgctacgctgaataCGCAATAGCGGTTATATTGCTATTCTAACATAACACTGTGTGTcgaaaacatgtttttgtctgcaacaactaccagaatggtccatgttgcctattgcagacgacggtttacaCGTAAATCACcgaatataaaaaaaacacgggCATGTATCACGGAGAAGACACGGGATAACGGTATGTTTGggattacgtcaatatgctaggttTCATATGACGTCACGTAGCATATTTGCTTACGTATTAGTCAATTGTTCAAAAGTCTGACTTCTGCGGATAGTGATTTCGCGTGTTATGATCTGAGCAGAAGGATTGTTTCAGGAGAAAGTCAACGACTAATATTAATGTTTTAGACtcgtaacttcatttcaacattgcaaaCAATAGACGTTGCACAGAGAAATGTGAGTTTGCTGATTCTGCGCAAAACACTGATTGGAAAGACCGTCTGCTAGAACGCAGAGCTCTACTTGAattttgcaaggtttgttgtcTGTTACAGAACTAGATACAGTGCATCAATCTCCACACAAACTCGCCAACCAAGGGAGTAATGCCACACACAGGTATCTTACCGTTTTGGCAACGATCGCCAGAGTAACCTTGAAAGCAGCTACAAGTGAAGACATTGCCCACATTGTTACAAGTGCCGCTGGTTCCACAAGGACTGTTCGCACATGGGTTGTTCGCTGCAAAAGTTAAAATCAGTATAAAAACACGTTCTAATATATGGTTTTAGTACCTTGaaatcagacacacagacacagacagatagacagacagacagacagacatacagacatacagacagacagacagacacacacacacacacacaaacacacacacaaacacacacacaaacacacacacaaacacacacacacatacacatacacacacacacacacacacacacacacacatacgttcgAATAAAATGCCAGATCCGTTATCTCTGCTTTTCAAATAAATGAAGAATGTtttataaaaatacaacattaaccAACATAATACAAACAGGTTTGCCACAAACTAATGCAGAACCAGTGTCATTTTCTGactaaaaataatgaaaaagaaACGTTTCTCAATAGGCTATCAATTCAATATATACAACAACATGGTGAATGGTGAAATGTGTTATAATTGTTAGGTACTAATGTATTTTCTCTCCAGTTTTTTATTCAGCGTTCCTGAGTCGCCTTTCGTTTGCAATTTCAACTTTTTTCGATGACAAGTATATTTAAACTTACATTCTTCGCAACTTGGCCCAGTGAACCCGGATAGACAGGCGCAGTAGACGAAAGTGCCAAAGGTGTTGCAGGTACCGCCGTTTCTGCACGGGCTGTTGCTGCAGGGGTCAGAACCTGGAACACACGACTGGAATTGTGAATCATGCTCAACAGTCTAAATGTACTGCGAaacagtgttttgtgtgtgtgtgtgtgtgtgtgtgtgtgtgtgtgtgtgtgtgtgtgtgtgtgtgtgtgtgtgtttctgtgtgtatttctgtgtgtgtatgtatgtatgtgtgcacgcgcatgcgtgtgtgtgtgtgtgtgtgtgtgtgtgtgtatatatatatatgtgtgtgtgtgtgtgtgtatctatgtgtgtgtgtgtgtatgtacgtgtgtgtgtgtgtgtgtgtgtgtgtgtgtttgtatgtgtgtgcatatatgtgtatgtgtgtgtgtgtgtgtgtgtgtgtacgtgtgtgtgtacgtgtgtgtgtgtgtgtgtgtgtgtgtgtgtgtgtgtgtgtgtgtttgtgtgtggatacCTGAATTGATGTGTAAAACAGACATACACCTAAACATCCACGTGTGCACACagcatgagtgaacatgggagtttcagcccatcaacgaagaagaagaagaagacaaagaagaagaagaagaagaagaagaagaagaagaagaagaagaagaagaagaagaagaagaagaagaagaagaagatgaagacaaagaagaatAGTTCTTAACTTACTGTCTTGACAGCGATCTCCGGTGTAACCGCTGGGACAGTTGCACCTGTAGTAGGTCCCAAAGTTGTCACAGCTACCGCCGTTCTGACACGGGTTGTTGGCGCACTGGTCggctgtaaatgtaacgttgtGTTCCTTTGTAATGTCTTCATAATTGTGAGTGTCTATACAAATAGCATGTTATATGTATGTTTTGACATATGCGTGCTCATGACGCACTCTCAAACGGTACTCATCATATCATACATTTTCACTTCTTTATTCGCAAAATGTGCTCTGTGTTATTAGCATACATTGATCGGTGGTGTctccacatatatatatatatatatattcctcaCAGCCCTAGAATATTTTTGACAATCTCATATATGGAAACCAAAATCGTGTTTGTCTGGTATCACATACAGCAAGCCAAGAAGTATTTTCTTGACATCAACAAAGTACAGAATTcttcacacaaaaatgaaaggaaaaagATGCATGAGACGGAGGAGGGATATAAGGTGGAGGCGGAATGATTGgtgggtcgggggggggggggggggtatagtgTATGTCCACACAAACTCGCCAACCAAGGCAGTAATATCACACACATGTATCTTACCGGTTTGGCAACGATCGCCAGAGTAACCTTGAAAGCAGCTACAAATGAAGACATTGCCCACATTGTTACACATCCCGTTGGTTCCACAAGGATTGTTTGCACATGGGTTGTTCGCTGCAATAGTTAAACGCAGTATAAACTCATTTTTGAATATGTAGTACCtttaattcacacacacacacacacacacacacacacacacacacacacacacacacacacacacacgcacacacacacacactcgcagacacacacacacacacacacatacacacacccacacgcacacacacacacacacacacacacacacacacacacacacacacacacacactcatacacacacacgttggAATTAAATGGCAGACCCGTTTTCACTGCTttacacataaaataacataatgtatttcaaaaataaacataaaccaACATATACAAACAGCTTTGCCACAAACAGAATGCAGAACCAGTGTCATCTTCTGGCTAAATTAATCAAAAAGAAACCTATTTGAGTAGTTATTGAAATCAATATATACATCAAAATGGTCAATGGTGAAAGGTGTTATAATTGTGTGGCGGGAGAGCCCTATTTGTAGAAATTTAATGTTATAGAATTAGATATTGAAGGTTCAGGACAGTCATGGCGTTCACAGTAATCTGTCACGCTATCGCCGGCCTCAGCTTTCAGAAGAAGCATCAGAATAGTTGGTATTCGAAACCAAAAGTAGATGATACAAGGGAGATAATTCCCTTCTTAGTCCCATGTTGGCGGCCATTTGTGTGGCGCTGACATGATTTACCTGCATAAGGGTTAATAAACGTTCGAAAAACTGGACAAAGGTCGGGTTTTACGAATAGAGGTTGGATAAAAGTTATTGAATGGACGTAATTTAGCAACCACAAGACGTTCTTTTGGTTAATAACGTAACAGGAGTATGATGATTGTTCGTCGTGTTGGATACAACGATCGCCGGACGAAATCATCGTTAGATCAGAAAGGATAGGAATCTtaaaagagaggagagacaagGTTTCTTTGATGAAGATAGTGTTGTAGGTTGCTTAAATATTACGAACAGTTATTAAAAGAGCGCTTGTTGTGATCAGCAAGTGTAAAGATAAAGGAAAAAGGACGGACTACATTGTACGCGTAATGTTTTGAAAGTAGTGCGGTTAATGTTCTTTTTCGGTCAGCCAATCTGCCTCtggttctgtgtgtttgtttacgttgcCATGCAGATTGGTATAAAAGACAGTGTAAAATGAAGTTACTACACACATTAGGACAGGCTTTCGAACAGAATAGGATGGGTTAGAATAAAGACATAGACTGAGGGCGCTAGGTTAGGGATTAGAATAGGTAGAGAGTAAAGGCAAGGTAGACTAGATCAAGATTTAGAATAGGGACAAGAAGAGGAGAATCCGCATTCTGTCAAAGGGATAGCATAGGGAAAACGCAGAGTAACGATAAAAGAACTTAGAGATTCTTTCTACTTTTTCACAAAATCAGGACAGCTTAGGTATAGCCAGCTTAAAAGGACAACCGCGCATGTTACTGTCTTGTTTATTTTAAACAACAGTAAAGGTTCAAAAGATATGTAGGAGAGAATTCCGTAGATATTCAGAAATAAACAACCGGACTGTTAGAACGTCGGCGTGCGTTTGATTGAACGGTCCCAAATTAGTTAGCTAGGTGTGGTAGATTAAACATTAGGTGACCTGCGCAATTCTAGGTAAGCTCCTGTGTTTTTGGTGTCCCGCCTGTTTTGCGCATGGTGTCTTTATaaaaggggaaactggaattaGGTTTGGGACAAACCACTTTGGTGACGAATAGGGAGAGTCGTCAGTGACTCTGTCCCGGTCTCACTAAAGTCAAAATAGCAAATTCTGAAGTCTTAGACTATCCTTAAAACTTAGCCCAAAGAGGGAAGAACTGTTTCTCCCATTTAGAATTCCATTAAAGTAAACAGGTTTGAGAGAAATTCTTAGATAGTCAGTCAGAGAACAAAAGATCCTGTATGGGGTAAAAACGTAGCTAGCTCGATATGCGGAGTCTCGACTTATGATAGGATTATTTGGGGAAGGGAGATTAGGTGGCTTCATTGTTTTTCTTATAGATATCTTGCGCATTTTTGATGTTTGCCATGTAAAGGCGACCCGGGATTTTGTATCAATTTTGTATGTGAATTTATAATATTGCGTAATTTACGCTTGTTGTATTGAACCATTTGTACACTTTTCTAAATAATAAGTCCAATAAACTATTTTATAGAAAAGTGATCCCATGAAATTGACTTTGTCATTCGACTGAATGGTTTTCGTTGTCACATAAGTCGTCATTTCTTCTTGCAATCATAGCCTTTCAGGAAGATAAGCTAACCCGGTAATTTTAGGTGAGAGAGGATAAATTAGGCGACAGACAGATTAGAGGTGCATGCACTAGGGGAatgaacacaacgcgaggcaaAACTAGACACGGAAAAGAGTAAATAAGTGCATGCACTAGACAATAAATCTGCAGAGCTAAACAAAAGACGTACATTTTGTTTCTTATCTACAACTCTCACGGTTTTCCGCCGGGTAAATAAACACACAATCTACACAATAGGAAAACTGCTACAATCGTTAGGTACAAATGTATTGTGTTTCTATTCAGCTTTCCCGGGTCGCCTTTCACTTgcaatgtcaactttttttccGGATGAAAGTATATTTAAACTTACATTCTTCGCAACTTGGCCCAGTGAACCCGGATGGACAGTCGCAGTAGACGAAAGTGCCAAAGGTGTTGCAGGTACCGCCGTTTCTGCACGGGCTGTTGCGGCAGGGGTCAGAACCTGGAACACACGACTGGAATGTGAATCATGCTCAACAGTCTAAATGTACTGCGAcacagtgttttgtgtgtgtgtgtgtgtgtgtgtgtgtgtgtgtgtgtgtgtgtgtgcgtgtgcgtgcgtgtgtgtgtgtgtgtgtgcgtgtgtgtgtatgtgtgtgtgtgtgtgtgtgtgtgtgtgtgtgtgtctgtgtctgtgtgtgtgtgtgtgtgtgtgtgtgtgtgtgtgtgtgtttgtgtgtgtgtgtttgtgtgggtgtttgtgtgggtgtgggtgtgagtgtgtgtgtgtgtgtgtgtggctgcctgaattgcggggtaaaaacagtcatacgagtagaagaagaagaagaagaagaagaagaagaagaagaagaagaagaagaagaagaagaagaagaagaagaagaagaagaagaagaagaagaagaagaagaagaagaaaaagaaaaagagttcTTAACTTACTGTCTTGACAGCGATCTCCGGTGTAACCGCTGGGACAGTTGCACCTGTAGTAGGTCCCAAAGTTGTCACAGCTACCGCCGTTCTGACACGGGTTGTTGGCGCACTGGTCggctgtaaatgtaacgtttcgATGCATTGTGATGTCTGCATAATTGTGATTGTCTATACAGATGGCATATTATATGCCTGTTTCGACATATGTGTGCTCATAATATGACGCACTCTCaaacaaccggcacggttggcctagtggtaaggcggccgccccgtgatcgggaggtcgtaggTTCGAACCCCTGCCGGGTCataaattggcaatctagtggctgttccacctggcgtctggcatcattatggggttagtgctaggactggttggtccggtgtcagaataatgtgactgggtgccTGCGACTTcagtgtcttgtgtgtggcgcacgttatatgtcaaagcagcaccgccctgatatggcccttcgtggtcggctggacgttaagcaaacaaacaaacaaacaaactctcaaaCAGAACTCATCATACCATACATTTTCACATTATTCTGGGGTGGGATCGGCGCAGGAACCTAGTAGGCTATGACGGTATTACTCGCAAAATGTGGTCTGTGTTATTAATATAAGCTGTCTGATCGGTGGTGTctccaaatatatatatattcctcaCAGCCCTAGAATATTTGTGACCATTcaaaaacaatcacaaaagTTTATTTTTCAGAATGTTCAAGGAATAAGGTTACAACAATCTGTTGTTGGTACACACAAGGTTTACAACGAGAtttgaaaaaaagtaaaataaaataaatcagcCAATCAATGCATGGATAAAGGAATACATAAATCGGTCAACAAGtaaaccaagagagagagagagagagagagagagagagagagagagagagagagagagagagagagagagagagagagagagagagagagagagagagagagagagataaagagtgagagagagagagtgagagagagtgtatgcatgtgtgtgaatgtgtgcgtgtgtgtgtgtgcgtgtgtgtgtatgtgtgtgtgtgtgtgtgtgtgtgtatgtgtgtgtgtgtgtgtgtgtgtgtgtgtgtgtgtgtgtgtgtgtgtgtgtgtgtgtgtttcaatttATACACACAATCTATTTCcatcgtcctgatatggctctgcgtagtcggctggacgttaagcaacaaataaactaaactaaacaaaATCTATTTCAAAAAAAATCGAGTTCATTTTGTGTCACAGAGCAAGCCGATTAATCTTTTCT belongs to Littorina saxatilis isolate snail1 unplaced genomic scaffold, US_GU_Lsax_2.0 scaffold_637, whole genome shotgun sequence and includes:
- the LOC138955620 gene encoding fibropellin-1-like, producing the protein MMDRHTLLALVVVAFISLCNIHGVAGQCPIFYQCQNGAPCVNGGCQCLQGYGGTQCEIDNNECRNKPCLNDGACYDNEGFFTCFCRPGYSGTRCEIGGTNACSPNPCLNGGSCNNLGSSYTCVCPFGYTGTRCEQTRTNACSNNPCLNGGSCNDLGSSYTCVCPFGYTGTRCEQTPDQCANNPCQNGGSCDNFGTYYRCNCPSGYTGDRCQDSSDPCRNSPCRNGGTCNTFGTFVYCDCPSGFTGPSCEESNNPCANNPCGTNGMCNNVGNVFICSCFQGYSGDRCQTADQCANNPCQNGGSCDNFGTYYRCNCPSGYTGDRCQDSSDPCSNSPCRNGGTCNTFGTFVYCACLSGFTGPSCEESNNPCANSPCGTSGTCNNVGNVFTCSCFQGYSGDRCQNADQCANNPCQNGGSCDNFGTYYRCNCPSGYTGDRCQDSASVCLTNNPCLNGGVCRDLNGFINCDCSTGFSGNRCENVNLCENNPCQNGGACNSYGNYFLFCTCPEGFSGTRCETRENRCAASNPCLNGGTCSDYSGFLTCACSTGYSGTRCETADQCANNPCQNGGSCDNFGTYYRCNCPSGYTGDRCQDTVSSCQSQPCLHGGICNDYYGYYSCACLQGYSGPRCATA